In a single window of the Ignavibacteria bacterium genome:
- the sppA gene encoding signal peptide peptidase SppA, whose protein sequence is MKSILTVFVIFLSLLNSIDINSQDFNLFNPSNELYLFSAYDEGSNAFRYNPAVLGLGHRLNFTINALNHQASFNGLNELDISINAGFLGLAFRRYTDNKDFTTNYDSDLFGNLIEYSGFGRLSRYTISTYSMGFGFGNKSLSAGILLEFLHRSGFVSPANVNSGFPSFRGGLGILYRPNPHLSFSFVYNSDDAMTIMHHTTDKFTLGTAIRPLKNDRLTLMTDFSAFRYGSNFTKYNKLKAGAELKIADGLYLNVNYTRNREEIRNEFIGGGIRVDFPNGSFRYNHIFNNSREKLIYYDNLFPEYSVYNNSVGNNFSFIGSQFSLSYNIERRKSLIPEKKKIVEITLSGSLQDYNTEDVFFGLLGKGKRSIHEVIGDIDYAAADPSVKGMILKMYPLASGRFEINAAIEELTASMSRFRSKNKTITVYFPQDVGPGGYYISTFADDIVMPAEAIFFYGLSINVFNYNSFLEKYGIDLQTFHAGKYKLTFQGLLDSTTEEGKEVINRVLDIVYEKMLSRIVTGRNLTLDDYMIEKLSQPLTGSEAYRLGLVDKLGWYEDAKEIAADNSRTNNVVRSFNRSEWDNSWGEPPQIAVIGVYASITTGESEPPPPVSLPIPFVGGGRSTGSETVVKQLEDAFANPKVKAIVLRVDSGGGSALGSAEINAAIIRLKKKYKKPFIVSMGGAAASGGYYVSASADKIFSDELTITGSIGVFTARPNLDSLLKGQNIKVENFKRGENSDIGSFYKELDEKEIEIIQGIIDYYYDRFTEAVAEGRKMTREEAEEVAQGRVWLGTDAFNKKLVDEIGGLYEAVKYAKNKSGISGKYKIVYYSVPGGNKINEIMTSSVIGYFQSHLIDMLGIDESNSDGLEIKY, encoded by the coding sequence ATGAAATCAATACTTACTGTTTTCGTTATCTTTTTATCCCTGCTAAATTCAATTGATATAAATTCACAGGATTTTAATCTCTTCAACCCCTCAAACGAATTATATTTATTTTCTGCATATGATGAAGGCTCAAATGCTTTCCGTTACAATCCCGCAGTATTGGGACTGGGACACCGGCTGAATTTTACCATTAATGCTTTAAATCACCAGGCATCATTCAACGGATTGAATGAGCTTGATATTTCCATTAACGCTGGTTTTCTTGGGCTTGCATTCCGCAGATATACAGACAACAAAGATTTCACAACAAATTATGATTCTGATCTTTTTGGTAATCTGATTGAATATTCAGGTTTTGGCAGATTAAGCAGATATACTATCAGTACTTATTCAATGGGATTTGGATTTGGGAATAAATCATTATCAGCAGGTATTTTGCTTGAATTTCTTCACAGAAGCGGATTCGTTTCACCTGCAAATGTAAATTCAGGTTTCCCATCTTTTCGCGGGGGATTGGGAATTCTTTACAGGCCTAATCCACATTTATCATTTTCCTTTGTATATAATAGTGATGACGCGATGACAATAATGCATCACACTACAGATAAATTTACACTTGGCACAGCTATAAGGCCTTTAAAAAACGATCGTTTGACATTAATGACTGATTTTTCTGCATTCAGGTATGGATCAAACTTTACTAAATACAACAAACTTAAAGCCGGGGCAGAACTAAAGATAGCCGATGGTTTATATCTGAATGTAAATTACACACGCAACCGGGAAGAAATTCGAAATGAATTTATTGGAGGCGGAATAAGAGTTGACTTCCCAAACGGCAGCTTCAGGTATAATCATATTTTTAATAATAGCAGAGAAAAATTAATTTATTATGATAACCTTTTTCCTGAATACAGTGTTTATAATAATTCCGTAGGAAATAATTTCTCTTTCATAGGCTCACAATTCTCGTTATCATACAACATTGAACGCAGGAAAAGTTTAATACCTGAGAAGAAAAAAATAGTTGAAATAACACTCTCCGGTTCACTGCAGGATTACAACACAGAAGATGTTTTCTTCGGGCTTCTTGGCAAAGGTAAACGCAGTATCCACGAGGTAATTGGTGATATTGATTATGCTGCCGCCGATCCCAGCGTAAAAGGGATGATACTTAAAATGTACCCCCTGGCATCAGGCAGGTTTGAAATAAACGCGGCAATAGAAGAGCTGACTGCATCTATGTCACGTTTCCGCTCAAAGAATAAGACAATCACTGTATATTTTCCTCAGGATGTTGGCCCCGGTGGCTATTATATTTCAACTTTTGCCGATGATATAGTTATGCCCGCCGAAGCTATCTTCTTTTACGGGCTCAGTATTAATGTCTTCAACTATAACAGCTTCCTTGAAAAATACGGAATAGACCTTCAGACATTTCATGCAGGAAAGTACAAGCTCACCTTCCAGGGCTTGCTGGATTCAACAACAGAAGAAGGCAAAGAAGTAATTAACCGTGTACTGGATATTGTTTACGAAAAAATGCTTTCCAGAATTGTTACAGGCCGAAACCTGACACTTGATGATTACATGATTGAAAAGCTCTCACAGCCATTGACCGGCAGCGAAGCATACAGGCTGGGGCTTGTTGATAAGCTTGGGTGGTATGAAGATGCGAAAGAAATTGCAGCGGATAATTCACGAACCAATAATGTGGTGAGATCTTTTAACAGGAGTGAATGGGATAACAGCTGGGGTGAACCGCCGCAAATAGCCGTTATCGGAGTGTACGCCAGCATTACAACAGGTGAAAGCGAGCCTCCCCCGCCGGTTTCACTGCCAATTCCGTTCGTAGGCGGAGGAAGATCGACCGGCAGTGAAACAGTAGTTAAGCAGCTTGAAGATGCCTTTGCAAATCCGAAAGTTAAGGCTATTGTGTTAAGGGTTGATTCAGGCGGCGGTTCAGCTTTGGGTTCCGCTGAAATTAATGCAGCAATTATAAGACTGAAGAAAAAATATAAGAAACCGTTCATAGTTTCCATGGGCGGCGCAGCGGCTTCCGGTGGATATTACGTATCAGCCAGCGCTGATAAAATTTTCTCTGATGAGCTCACTATTACAGGAAGTATTGGAGTGTTTACTGCACGACCAAATCTCGACAGCCTTTTAAAAGGACAAAATATAAAAGTTGAGAATTTTAAGCGCGGCGAAAATTCAGATATAGGTTCTTTTTATAAAGAGCTTGATGAAAAAGAGATCGAAATAATTCAGGGTATTATTGACTATTATTATGACCGTTTCACCGAAGCAGTTGCTGAAGGCAGAAAAATGACGCGTGAAGAAGCGGAAGAAGTTGCCCAGGGAAGGGTTTGGCTTGGTACTGATGCGTTCAACAAAAAGCTTGTGGATGAAATCGGCGGTCTGTATGAAGCTGTTAAATATGCAAAGAATAAATCAGGTATTTCAGGTAAGTATAAGATCGTTTATTATTCCGTTCCCGGAGGGAATAAAATCAATGAAATCATGACATCTTCTGTTATTGGATATTTCCAGTCACATTTAATAGATATGCTGGGAATTGATGAATCTAACAGCGATGGGCTTGAAATAAAGTATTAA
- a CDS encoding exo-alpha-sialidase codes for MKNLVFFASLLLITAVIYAQSPYRNIKITDENSPSEVTISFNPVNPMNLVAAANIESYFYSFDGGLTWQIRKLESTFGVYGDPCIIADVRGNFYYFHLSNSYSEGGKWLDRIICQKSEDGGISWSNGTYMGANPPHLQDKEWGAVDQTFSPFRNNIYCAWTQCGQHKYSEEGTALNPLDSASNIIFSYSTDGGETWAERKRINELSGAECSDAGATTLGVVPCVGLNGEVYLTWCSPYGLMLDRSTDGGITFWEKDVKVADLPGTFRFKVPGVYRTFGFPSMVCDMSNGSNRGTLYISWSDQKNGYENTDVWISSSTNEGITWAPPVKVNDDTEAKHQFFNWMTIDQVTGIIYIVFYDRRNYDDDMTDVYLASSSDGGKTFLNERISDSPFYPLAETFMGDYTNVIAVNGMVRPIWTRLDSNKLSIYTAIIDK; via the coding sequence ATGAAAAACCTGGTATTTTTTGCCTCATTATTATTGATTACCGCAGTAATATATGCACAATCTCCCTACCGTAATATAAAAATTACAGATGAAAATTCACCAAGCGAAGTTACTATATCTTTTAATCCGGTAAATCCAATGAACCTGGTAGCGGCAGCTAATATTGAATCTTACTTCTACAGCTTTGATGGCGGTCTCACATGGCAAATAAGAAAGCTTGAATCTACATTCGGTGTTTATGGTGACCCGTGCATAATTGCTGATGTGCGCGGCAATTTTTATTATTTCCATCTTTCCAATTCATATTCAGAAGGCGGTAAGTGGCTCGATAGAATTATTTGCCAGAAATCAGAAGACGGCGGCATATCATGGTCTAACGGAACATATATGGGAGCAAATCCGCCCCACCTGCAGGATAAAGAATGGGGAGCGGTTGACCAGACCTTTTCACCTTTCAGAAATAACATTTACTGCGCATGGACACAATGCGGGCAGCATAAATACAGCGAAGAAGGCACTGCATTAAATCCGCTTGACAGCGCCTCAAATATTATTTTCAGCTATTCAACTGATGGCGGTGAAACATGGGCAGAAAGAAAAAGGATAAACGAGCTATCAGGGGCAGAATGCTCCGATGCGGGAGCCACTACACTTGGTGTTGTGCCGTGTGTTGGACTCAATGGTGAAGTTTATCTTACCTGGTGCTCGCCTTACGGACTAATGCTTGACCGTTCTACAGACGGAGGTATAACTTTCTGGGAAAAAGATGTTAAGGTAGCTGATCTTCCCGGTACTTTCAGGTTTAAGGTGCCCGGTGTTTACCGTACCTTCGGCTTTCCTTCAATGGTTTGTGATATGAGCAACGGCAGCAACCGCGGAACTTTATATATTAGCTGGAGCGATCAGAAAAACGGGTATGAAAATACAGATGTATGGATAAGCAGCTCAACCAATGAAGGCATAACATGGGCTCCCCCGGTAAAAGTAAATGATGATACAGAGGCAAAACACCAGTTTTTTAACTGGATGACAATTGACCAGGTAACGGGCATTATTTATATTGTGTTTTATGACAGAAGGAATTACGATGATGATATGACTGATGTTTACCTGGCATCATCAAGTGATGGCGGAAAGACTTTTTTGAACGAAAGGATAAGTGATTCACCTTTCTACCCTCTGGCTGAAACATTTATGGGTGATTATACAAATGTAATTGCAGTAAACGGAATGGTAAGACCCATCTGGACACGGCTTGACAGCAACAAGCTAAGTATATATACAGCAATAATTGATAAATAG
- a CDS encoding T9SS type A sorting domain-containing protein — translation MKTTIAVILLFITSSIYSQSSYTNIQISGNGGPNEPSICVNPKNTNQIVAGANTDKVYRSSDGGLTWTSSILSGTYTVWGDPCIITDTLGNFYYFHLVNGASFIDRMGVNKSTNAGATWNAGTYWQFNGKQQDKEWAITDWTHGPRGNWMYVAWTEFDDYGVSNPADSSRILFARSTDQGATFTGIKRLSRYGGNCVDEDYTTEGSVPAVGPNGEVYVAWSGPLGVNNFKIFFDRSTDGGSTWLENDIVAGTQRGGWDYVVAGIYRSNGLPITLCDISNSPYRGTIYVNYTDSAGPADHDVMLIKSTDGGNTWSSPIRINDDPAGKEQFFTWMTIDQVTGHLYCVFYDRRNYSNTQTDVYMARSTNGGVTWVNERLSSSPFTPASNIFFGDYTNISAHNGVVRPIWIRLVSGTLSVWTAIINFPVGVEPISTEIPSAFALKQNYPNPFNPVTRIDFDVPATGGNDSRDITIKIYDVNGKEAAVIVNGKLSPGSYKYEWDASSYPSGVYFYQLSSGSYTETKKMILTK, via the coding sequence ATGAAAACTACTATTGCTGTAATTTTATTATTCATTACCTCATCCATATACTCTCAGTCATCCTATACCAATATCCAGATAAGCGGAAACGGAGGCCCTAATGAACCTTCGATATGCGTAAATCCGAAAAATACCAATCAAATTGTAGCAGGCGCAAATACAGATAAAGTTTACCGCTCTTCAGATGGCGGGTTAACATGGACAAGCAGCATACTATCAGGTACATATACTGTGTGGGGAGACCCCTGCATTATTACCGATACACTTGGAAATTTTTATTACTTCCACTTGGTTAACGGCGCAAGCTTTATTGACAGAATGGGTGTAAATAAATCAACTAATGCTGGTGCAACATGGAATGCCGGTACATACTGGCAGTTCAATGGAAAGCAGCAGGATAAAGAATGGGCTATCACAGACTGGACCCACGGCCCGCGCGGAAACTGGATGTATGTTGCGTGGACTGAGTTCGATGATTACGGAGTATCAAATCCTGCGGATAGTTCAAGAATATTGTTTGCCCGTTCAACTGATCAGGGGGCAACTTTCACCGGTATTAAAAGGCTTAGCCGCTACGGCGGCAACTGTGTTGATGAAGATTATACCACGGAAGGTTCAGTTCCGGCAGTGGGACCTAACGGTGAAGTATATGTTGCATGGTCCGGTCCCCTAGGCGTTAACAACTTTAAAATATTTTTTGATAGATCAACCGATGGTGGTTCAACATGGCTTGAAAACGATATAGTTGCAGGCACTCAGCGCGGCGGCTGGGATTATGTTGTAGCCGGAATTTACAGATCAAACGGCCTCCCGATAACTTTATGCGATATCAGCAACTCGCCTTACCGCGGAACAATTTATGTTAATTATACAGATAGCGCAGGTCCCGCTGACCACGATGTTATGCTTATCAAATCAACAGATGGCGGCAATACATGGAGCTCACCGATAAGAATAAACGATGACCCGGCCGGAAAAGAACAGTTCTTCACATGGATGACAATTGACCAGGTTACAGGTCATTTATATTGTGTGTTTTATGACAGGAGAAACTATTCAAACACACAAACAGATGTTTATATGGCACGCTCAACAAACGGCGGTGTTACATGGGTGAACGAAAGATTAAGCTCTTCACCTTTCACACCGGCATCCAATATTTTCTTCGGTGATTATACCAACATATCAGCGCATAACGGAGTTGTAAGGCCTATATGGATCAGGCTGGTATCAGGTACTTTAAGCGTTTGGACAGCAATCATTAACTTCCCGGTTGGAGTTGAACCCATTTCCACTGAAATTCCTTCAGCATTCGCATTGAAGCAGAATTATCCCAATCCTTTCAACCCTGTTACGAGAATTGATTTTGACGTTCCCGCAACCGGCGGAAATGATTCACGTGATATTACAATAAAAATTTATGATGTGAACGGAAAAGAAGCTGCTGTTATTGTGAATGGCAAGCTTTCACCGGGTTCATATAAATATGAATGGGATGCTTCATCTTATCCCAGTGGTGTATATTTTTACCAGCTTTCATCAGGCAGTTACACAGAAACCAAAAAAATGATTCTAACCAAATAA
- a CDS encoding exo-alpha-sialidase, which translates to MIKELILIFLIVPSVVLAQFKNIKVNSISNSPNEVSIAINPRHPNNIIAGANLNNYYYSFDRGSTWVNKEIADGKNGVWGDPVLIFDVNGSAYFFHLSRPSNSQWIDRIVCQRSTDGGMTYENPGTYMGLNPPKKQDKPWACVDFTDSKWKNNIYVTWTQFDAYDSHNPEDKSNIHFSFSSDAGSTWSEALRINKISGDCVDSSNTTEGAVPCIGPNGEIFVSWSAHDKLYFDRSTDGGATWLEDDIIAGSQYGGWVYDIEGIFRCNGLPITQCDISSSPYKGTIYINYSDRRNGENDVDVFLVRSTDGGNTWSDALRINDDPVGNGKQQFMSWMNVDPLTGAVNIIYYDRRDHDDWNTDVYLARSTDGGVTFENKKISEEPFVPVKSVFFGDYIGVSSYNNYTACIWQRLDKGKLSIIYAGNQF; encoded by the coding sequence ATGATAAAAGAATTAATTTTGATCTTTTTGATCGTGCCCTCAGTTGTTTTAGCGCAGTTTAAGAATATTAAAGTTAATTCAATAAGCAACAGTCCCAACGAGGTTTCAATAGCAATAAATCCAAGGCACCCCAATAACATTATTGCGGGTGCCAACCTGAACAATTATTATTATTCATTTGACCGCGGCAGTACATGGGTAAACAAGGAAATTGCCGATGGCAAGAACGGTGTTTGGGGTGACCCGGTACTTATATTTGATGTAAACGGTTCGGCTTATTTTTTTCATCTTTCCAGGCCTTCAAACTCCCAGTGGATAGACAGGATTGTATGCCAGCGCTCTACAGATGGCGGGATGACATATGAAAATCCCGGGACATATATGGGGCTTAATCCCCCGAAAAAGCAGGATAAACCATGGGCATGCGTTGATTTTACTGACAGTAAATGGAAAAATAATATTTACGTAACATGGACACAGTTCGATGCATATGACAGCCATAACCCGGAAGATAAATCAAATATTCATTTTTCCTTCAGCTCTGATGCAGGCTCTACATGGAGCGAAGCATTAAGAATAAATAAAATTTCAGGTGATTGTGTAGATTCATCTAATACCACAGAAGGTGCCGTTCCGTGCATCGGACCAAATGGTGAAATATTTGTAAGCTGGTCTGCGCATGATAAGCTTTATTTTGACCGCTCAACCGATGGCGGTGCAACGTGGCTTGAGGATGATATAATTGCGGGCAGCCAGTACGGCGGATGGGTATATGATATTGAAGGAATTTTCAGATGCAACGGTTTGCCAATTACCCAGTGTGATATCAGCAGTTCGCCTTATAAAGGCACCATTTATATTAACTATTCTGACAGGCGAAACGGCGAAAACGACGTGGATGTTTTTTTGGTTAGATCAACTGACGGCGGAAATACATGGAGTGATGCCCTCAGAATAAATGATGACCCAGTTGGGAACGGCAAACAGCAGTTCATGAGCTGGATGAATGTTGACCCCTTAACCGGGGCCGTAAATATAATATATTATGACAGGCGTGACCATGATGACTGGAATACTGATGTATATCTTGCACGCTCAACAGATGGCGGTGTGACATTTGAGAATAAAAAGATATCTGAAGAACCGTTCGTACCCGTAAAATCAGTTTTCTTTGGAGATTATATAGGGGTAAGCTCTTATAACAATTACACAGCCTGTATCTGGCAAAGGCTGGATAAAGGAAAACTCAGCATAATATATGCTGGGAATCAATTTTAA
- the dnaX gene encoding DNA polymerase III subunit gamma/tau → MAEELFGENAGYTVTARKWRPREFDDVTSQEFITKTLRNAIKNNRISHAYLFSGPRGVGKTTVARLLAKSLNCLNRKPNGEPCNECDSCREIINDNRNHPDVFEIDGASNRNIEDVRELKEKVKYGPVRSRYKIFIIDEVHMLTGASFNALLKTLEEPPPYVVFIFATTSPEKVPLTILGRCQKFDFKRLTIEEISSRLKYIAENEKIKVDNESLFFIAKKGDGSMRDAQGLFDMSAAYCDNDITFEKLKAFFNLAQSDVYFGISDLVKQKDAKGLLNYFDSLMDKGYDMQIFLDGLTEHYRNLLIACSTGSAELIIESEPVKIKYSENISKFTQLEIINSLKLILQTEYTFKYSSNQRTLIEALLVELIKFTDTREISQILEELNRLKSGGSTSNFSTGSAGEKKNASAPENRIQYTSKNEARVNVTYDTTPRKPAEPSTQTVSSTVTESSVHTINLADAASDLNTHWLSIKDQIKTERKWVYSIIKDTTFEQDEKMNLLIRVDDTSYELVDGYKDYLAGKISKYFGESLSIGLVKSSEFISSSSGAGYISEESAETGNEPDNFDKIRSILLKDFNAKEISK, encoded by the coding sequence ATGGCAGAAGAATTATTCGGCGAAAACGCAGGCTACACTGTAACGGCAAGGAAATGGCGTCCAAGGGAATTTGACGATGTTACTTCCCAGGAATTTATTACAAAAACTTTAAGGAATGCGATAAAGAATAACCGTATTTCACACGCATATTTGTTTTCGGGTCCGCGCGGTGTAGGTAAAACTACTGTTGCCAGACTTCTTGCCAAATCATTAAATTGCCTGAACCGTAAACCTAACGGTGAGCCATGTAATGAATGTGATAGCTGCAGAGAGATAATCAATGATAACCGGAACCACCCTGATGTGTTTGAAATTGACGGCGCATCTAACAGGAACATAGAAGATGTAAGGGAACTGAAGGAAAAAGTTAAATACGGTCCTGTTCGTTCCAGGTACAAGATCTTCATTATTGATGAAGTTCATATGTTAACCGGAGCTTCGTTCAATGCGCTGCTTAAGACACTTGAAGAACCGCCGCCGTATGTTGTGTTCATATTCGCAACTACATCCCCCGAAAAAGTGCCGCTCACTATTTTAGGCAGATGCCAGAAATTTGATTTCAAGCGTCTGACCATTGAAGAAATATCTTCCCGGCTGAAATACATAGCCGAAAATGAAAAGATAAAGGTTGATAACGAATCATTGTTCTTTATTGCAAAAAAAGGCGATGGTTCAATGCGCGATGCCCAGGGCCTCTTTGATATGTCAGCAGCTTACTGCGATAATGATATTACATTCGAAAAGCTGAAGGCATTTTTCAACCTGGCTCAAAGTGATGTGTATTTCGGTATATCCGATCTTGTAAAGCAGAAAGATGCAAAAGGCCTGCTGAACTATTTTGACAGCCTGATGGATAAAGGTTATGATATGCAGATATTTCTTGATGGGCTTACAGAACATTACCGCAATCTTCTGATTGCATGCTCTACCGGAAGCGCTGAGCTTATCATTGAGTCAGAACCTGTTAAGATAAAATATTCAGAAAATATCAGCAAATTCACTCAGCTTGAAATTATTAACTCACTTAAGCTTATACTTCAGACTGAATATACATTCAAGTATTCTTCCAATCAGCGTACGCTGATTGAAGCGCTGCTTGTTGAACTGATAAAATTTACCGATACCCGTGAAATTTCACAGATACTCGAAGAGCTGAACCGTTTAAAATCCGGCGGGAGTACTTCTAATTTCAGCACCGGCAGTGCAGGTGAAAAGAAAAACGCTTCAGCACCTGAAAACAGAATACAGTATACATCTAAAAATGAAGCCCGTGTTAATGTAACTTACGATACAACACCACGTAAACCCGCAGAACCCAGCACACAGACTGTCAGCAGCACAGTAACAGAATCATCAGTACATACAATAAACCTGGCTGATGCTGCAAGCGACTTGAATACTCACTGGTTAAGCATTAAAGATCAGATTAAAACCGAGCGTAAATGGGTTTACAGCATCATTAAAGATACCACATTTGAGCAGGATGAAAAAATGAACCTGCTTATCAGGGTTGATGATACCAGCTACGAGCTGGTTGATGGCTACAAAGATTACCTCGCAGGAAAAATATCAAAATATTTCGGTGAATCATTAAGTATCGGCCTGGTAAAAAGCTCTGAGTTCATTTCCAGCTCATCAGGTGCAGGTTATATCAGCGAAGAATCCGCTGAAACAGGTAATGAACCAGATAATTTTGATAAGATCAGAAGTATATTACTAAAAGATTTTAACGCTAAAGAAATAAGTAAATGA
- the speB gene encoding agmatinase → MSKGCKTLPLKKNFLAIEKEYSNYKNSKVVILSAPYEKTTSYGKGTAKGPGAILEASHYVEFFDEETEKQVCFDIGIAAIEPMKFGKLTGKKALDLIYRNVDENIRNGKFVITLGGEHSISTAPIKAHYDNYSDLSILHLDAHSDLREEYEGSKYSHASFAARVSEFTTDITQVGIRAQCKEEFDFIKAKGINTFYAFQMRDRGFDEKLINDITGTLKKNVYITFDVDYFDPSIMPSTGTPEPNGFYWDETMRLLKKVCAERNLVGFDVVELAPQKDYTFPDFLTAKLIYKILNYKF, encoded by the coding sequence ATGAGCAAAGGCTGCAAAACACTTCCATTAAAGAAAAATTTCCTCGCAATTGAAAAAGAGTATTCAAACTATAAAAATTCAAAGGTTGTAATACTTTCTGCACCATATGAAAAAACCACGTCATACGGTAAAGGGACTGCAAAGGGTCCCGGCGCTATTTTAGAAGCTTCGCATTATGTTGAATTTTTTGATGAAGAGACCGAAAAGCAGGTATGCTTTGATATCGGGATTGCCGCAATAGAACCAATGAAATTCGGAAAGCTAACAGGCAAAAAAGCCCTGGATCTTATCTACCGGAATGTTGATGAGAATATCAGGAACGGAAAGTTTGTTATAACACTTGGCGGAGAGCACTCAATTAGCACTGCGCCAATAAAGGCGCATTATGATAATTACAGTGATCTTTCCATCCTGCATTTAGATGCGCATTCAGACCTGCGCGAAGAGTATGAGGGGTCTAAATATTCTCATGCATCATTTGCAGCCAGAGTTTCTGAGTTTACTACAGATATAACACAGGTAGGGATCCGTGCGCAGTGCAAAGAGGAGTTCGATTTTATTAAAGCAAAAGGTATAAATACCTTTTATGCCTTTCAAATGCGCGACCGGGGTTTTGATGAAAAGCTTATCAATGATATAACCGGCACATTAAAGAAGAATGTTTATATTACTTTTGATGTGGATTATTTTGATCCATCAATCATGCCTTCAACAGGTACACCCGAGCCGAATGGCTTTTATTGGGATGAAACAATGAGGCTGCTGAAGAAGGTTTGCGCTGAAAGAAACCTGGTTGGATTTGATGTTGTTGAGCTTGCGCCGCAGAAAGATTATACTTTCCCTGACTTCTTAACAGCAAAGCTGATTTATAAGATATTGAATTATAAGTTTTAG
- a CDS encoding GIY-YIG nuclease family protein, giving the protein MWYVYILKSINSNFRYIGSTNNLKRRLLEHNEGLAQSTKHYKPFEFEAFIGVKTESQARNLERYFKTGSGKAVLFKRILQKPVLKPNANDLI; this is encoded by the coding sequence ATGTGGTACGTATACATATTGAAGAGTATAAATTCAAATTTTCGATATATTGGTTCAACCAACAATTTAAAGAGAAGATTGCTGGAACATAATGAAGGATTAGCTCAATCAACGAAACATTATAAACCTTTCGAGTTTGAGGCGTTTATTGGAGTAAAAACTGAAAGTCAGGCGAGAAACCTAGAAAGATATTTCAAGACAGGTTCAGGAAAAGCCGTATTGTTTAAAAGGATTTTACAGAAACCTGTATTGAAACCCAATGCTAATGATTTAATCTGA